TCTCCTCAATTTCAGGTGATCCAGAACTGtaagatgggagtattctattataAAATACTAAATAAAGGCAAAGGAACTTACATTATTTATTTCCATTTCAGGACTGCACTGTTATTAAGATTTTGAAATTCAAACAAAAGTAATTAAAATGGGTTGGAGAAAGTTCATGTAAGAAACGTAATGTAGAAGAATCCACGCGCTGTAGCTCATGCATAAAGTTTCTGGAAATTCTTTGGTTAACATTAACAGTTATTTGAATATGTCTGTAGAATATGAAAATGAATTTGAATATGTCTGTATAAATTAACACAAATTAATTAACAACGATAATGTTCCAACTGACCTAAATTACAGTACCGGTATTTATGAATGAAGAACGAATACGAACTTTCTCTAGCACCATACTGTAGTAGGTTCTTATAAATATAATGAAATAACATAACATTGTTTAACTTAAAATAATATCATACACCTAAAACTCTTGATACACAACCGTAGTTTCAGAACTGTTTACTATTCTGAGGTATGTTACAGATGGTTCTGTAGAATGTGTGCTATAGATACATGACTCTGGACATCACAGGATAATGTTTCTTATTTTAGGAAAATATACTGGGggtcgtgattagctcagtggcttaacgGAAGGCTATGGTTCGAGTCTCGGTCAATCCTGGGTAGAGATTTTTATGAACTCCTGTTAAAAGCtcctggccaaaaccaaaatgacccTGGATGGCTCCAGCGACCCTAGCAATAACTGGAATACGCTGAACAAATTTATTTCAGGAAAAAATACTACCACACAGTGTTCTGATGGTATGCGATTTACTGTATTAATTCAAAACGATAACTGTTCCATGTCCTCTAAATTTATAGAGTAATTCAAATATGTTATAACTTGCATTCGATTTTAGTACTGGATATAATTTATGTACCTTACGCTCTCAAacccttcttcttctacttaatctgcttaccctccagggtaggtttttccttgggctcagcgagggatcccacctataccgcctcaagggcagtgtcctggagcttcagacatcaggttaggggatacaactgggaggatgaccagtacctcaattGGCGGCCTTCCCTGCTAtgcggcgggatgggaagattggaagggatagacaaggaagggggaaggaagcggccgtagctttaagttaggtaccatcccaacatttgcttggagaagaagtgggaaaccacggaaaaccacttccaggatggctgaggtgggaatcaaacccacctctactcagttgatctccgaggctgagtggaccccgctccagccctcgtgccacttttcaaatttcatggcagagccgggaatcgaacctgggcctccgggggtggcagctaatcacactaaccactacaccacagaggtggaccttacGCTCTCAAATTGCTAAATGAAATTGTTTACTTTTCGTTCTTATTTTCTTCTGAAAAATTCCATTTATAGTCAGCAGCCCGCGTGATGGCCACGATGGTTACGGCACCACAGTTATTCGGTTCGAGTatcgttggtcgaaaatattttcaccatcagaatgttggtcggtagGGTAGGGGAAGTGGCGGTATATCATTTCTAAtttctagattgcgtgccaaaagcctggagtcAATTTCAAACGTTTTCGCAGTGTTAATATGGAGTaaggaatatgatgctgttgatggtgatttatctgtcggatggagacgttaagtctcaAGCAGACCTCCTGGTGTTATTCGACAACAGtagttatgtgccggcaccgggtttcatcctctcacctccaaatatcacgtcattcatttcatctcattaacccctctgatgtggttgacgtcaggatgggcatctggcAAAAGGAACTCGCAAGGAAGGTTCATCTCAATTCATACCCGACCTCGGAGAGAAACAGAACAATGATTGGACATACATTCTATTTATAGTCATATTCTGCTAATTAAAGTTCATACTTAAGTACAAATACAGGAGAGTTATCAATCCGTTTAGTagtgaaagaaataataataatgttattggctttacttcccactaactatttttacggtttccggaaaccccgagttgccggaatttcgtcccgcaggagttattttacgtgccagtgactctaccgacacaaggctgacatatttgagcaccttcaaataccaccggactgagccaggattgaacctgccatgttgggatcagaaggcccgcgtctcaaccgtctgagccactcagcccggcagttgctAAAGCAATCTCAATTTCTATCAATATACTTTGGTAAGAATTGcttggcgtccgcctctgtggtgtagtggttagcgtgatttgctgccacccccggatgcccgggttcgattcccggctctgccacgaaatttgaaaagttacgagggctggagcggggtccactcagcctcgagaggtcaactgagtgtaCCTGAGTTCGAgttccacctcagccaccctggaagtggatttccgtggtttcccatttctcctccaggcaaatgccgggatggtacataacttaaggacacaaccgtttccttcccttttccttgtctatcccttccaatcttcccatcccctcgcaaggcccctcttcagcatagcaggtgaggccgcctgggtgaagtactggtcatcctccccagttgtatcccagaccaagagtctgaagctccaggacactgtccttgaggtggtagaggtgggatccctcgctgggtccgagggaaaaactgaccctggaaggtaaacagattcagaagaagaagaagaagaagaattgcttaTCAAGAAATGGTTTGTTCCAAGCAAAATATTGGAAACTAGAAATTAAAACGTCCCCATAACGTTTTAATACTTCCTATTTTTAGAACTCCTGAGGAATATTTACGAATAAGAACGAAGTTTGGTGTAtgattgattcatttatttctgctGATATACTTTGTCTTCCTCCCAATCTCtaatttatatttctttttcttttacagaCGGCGGGGGTCCTGATGCTGCCCCCCTCGCTGCCCCTCGCAAGATGACAGCCTGGGAGCATGGGTGTCGCGGGACGCTTGGTGCTGCTGGGGGTCCTGCTGCTGGCTGCGACGCCGGGCCTCTCTGCACCCGATTGGACCGACTGCCCAGCGTCGTGTCGATGCAAGTGGACCTTGGGCAAAAAGTCGGCACTGTGCCAGGACGCAGGATTTACCGCCATCCCCAGCTCGCTTGACTCGGACATGCAATTATTGGATTTGGCGGGGAACGATATCCCTTACCTTACCAAGGACGCCTTCCGATCCGTCGGCTTAATCAACCTGCAGCGGATATTCATGCGCGGCGCTGGTGTGAGAGAAGTGCATCGTGATGCGTTTAGGGACTTACGTATTCTAGTAGAAGTGGACCTGGCGGATAATGCCATATCGAGTATACACCCTGATACCTTCACTGGGAATGACCGATTGCGTGTTCTTCTGCTCAACGGAAATCCTCTTACTGAGTTGAGAGATTCACAGTTCCCGCCGTTACCACATCTCCGTACTTTAGAGTTACAAGACTGCCAACTTCGGCGAATACATAAAGACGCTTTCCTAAACCTCGCTGCTCTTGAATCGTTAAATCTTAAGGGGAACCAACTACGGCAGTTATCTGAACAGGTGTTTGTACCGATCGCACGTCTTAAGACCCTAATGCTGGACAATAATCCTTGGAGATGTGACTGTGAATTGAGGGGATTTCGTAATTGGTTGCTTTCCAGTAAACTTTATTCAATCCCACTGACTTGCACAGAAGCTGATGTCTTGAAAGGTCGTTTCTGGGAAGACGTTGAACCTAGTGATTTTGCGTGCGCTCCAGAAGTGAGTCTCAGTGAGCATATGGTGCAGGAAGAAGTTGGTGGCAATGTGACATTTCGGTGCCATGTGCGAGGTGATCCAGAACCGGAAGTAGCGTGGTTATTCAATGGACGACCTGTTGGCGTGGGTAATACGAGTAACCCAGACTTGATGTTCCTCATTGAGGAGGAACAAGCTTTTCGACAAAAGTGGACCAACCTGAGTATCTTCAATGTGAGTGAACAGGATGCGGGGGAGTACTCATGCGTGGCGCGGAACTCTCGCGGTGGAGCGAGTCGTAACGTTTCACTCATTCTGCCGCAAGTGATTGCCGCAACGACGCTCAGCAAGGCCGACGGATGGCTACTTTGGGCGGGCATTGTAGCAGGGGGCGTAGCCACTTTGTGTTCGGCGTTGCTCACCGTCGTATGCAGCTGCTGCATGTGCGGCAGACAGAGACGTCGACGAAAGCACCACCGTCGGAAAGGTAAACTGAAGGGGAGCGTCAGTTTTACGGAGCAGGAGAAGAAACTGCTGGATGTGAGCATCACAACGACCGAGCGACCTTCGGGCGCGGGGAGCTGTGAGGGACTTGGTTCGCAACCCGACATGGAAATGTTGGAACAGTCACAGTCCATCCCAATGGAACTGGGAGAACCTCCTGTCCACATAACTATTGAGAGTCATCCAGCAGAACAAGGCTCGGCTGGAGCTTACCCAGGTGCTCTGACCGTCTTCCCACCGCCACCTGAGTTTTCTACGAGCATTCTACCTGCCGGAGCGTTTGGCAACATATTCATTTCTGTGTCAGTGAGCCAGGAGCCCAATATAGATGCGGCGCAGAGGTACCCAGACTTGCTGGATATCCCTCACCGCACTAAGGGGGCCACAGCTAGTGTCAGTGTGGCGGCGGGACCTGACGCTCCCTACATGACGGCCAGTGCCGGCGCAGTCTCTTCGTACGCGACGCTACCGCGGAGGGCGAGGAGCAAGGACGTGAGCGCGGAGCCGCTGTTGCGCGCGGGGCCCCAGTACGATAACATGGGCCCTCGCGTTACGGCGGGCGGCAGTTCTACGCTCTCGCTCCCGGATACGACGCTGGCTGAGGACATTCCCCCGCCGCCACTCCCACCACTGTGCACCCCTCTTCCGGCAGAATACGTTGCGCTCTGATCTGCGTGGATCACAGCTACCACAGGCCTACTAACAAGTGTAATTCCCCTGTAGCAGTAGCGAGTGACTAGACCAAGAACTTGTGTCCTCACGGATTGCGTACCAGTTTTTTCTATCTTTCATTGTAGAGGTCTACTACTCTTGTGGAGGAGGAGCGTTACCCGCCCCTTCTAGAAAGTGTATAGCTGCTCTCCCTCGAAGAACAGGTTATCATTTTTGAGGGGGAGCCTTTTTTTTACCGAACTCTTTTAGTAGAGAGATTTATGTTTTTGAGACATTTGTAAaatacataattcatgtttacgaTTGATTGATTTCAGTGGGTTTCAATATCTATATTGGCTCTGTGATTGGGTGCTATTTTCCAGTTGAAACGGTCATTAAAATATATCATTGAATTGGAATTAAGTTGATGAATCACCCTCTCACTACTCCTGATTTCCAGCGTTTAGTTTGTAACTTGTGTAACATTAATTCCATTCGACTGAAGGATACCGAAATGGAACATAAAAATCTCATTCTCCTATGTTGTTTATTTATTACTTGCATTACTGAAGTGGTGAGAATATTTTAGTTAATTAAGTGGTAAGTACATTATTGAATTAAAATACTGTTGATAACTGCAACATTGAGTTTGATTACAGTCCAGCATGTATAGGATGAATTCTGATAGCATATTCGTCCAGACAGGACAACTGAAGATATTTTTTCTATCGTTGGCCTAATTTCATGAAAATTCTAATAATGAATTATCTCCTAAAGCAGTGCTTAAGTTATTTATACAAGCTTCATTGTAATTATACAAATAAAAACACTAAACCTTGCAACTATTAGTCCTGGCCAATTCAAAATAGTTATCTTCTGAAAATGTTGGAAAGAGAT
The Anabrus simplex isolate iqAnaSimp1 chromosome 3, ASM4041472v1, whole genome shotgun sequence genome window above contains:
- the LOC136867199 gene encoding leucine-rich repeat-containing protein 24 — translated: MGVAGRLVLLGVLLLAATPGLSAPDWTDCPASCRCKWTLGKKSALCQDAGFTAIPSSLDSDMQLLDLAGNDIPYLTKDAFRSVGLINLQRIFMRGAGVREVHRDAFRDLRILVEVDLADNAISSIHPDTFTGNDRLRVLLLNGNPLTELRDSQFPPLPHLRTLELQDCQLRRIHKDAFLNLAALESLNLKGNQLRQLSEQVFVPIARLKTLMLDNNPWRCDCELRGFRNWLLSSKLYSIPLTCTEADVLKGRFWEDVEPSDFACAPEVSLSEHMVQEEVGGNVTFRCHVRGDPEPEVAWLFNGRPVGVGNTSNPDLMFLIEEEQAFRQKWTNLSIFNVSEQDAGEYSCVARNSRGGASRNVSLILPQVIAATTLSKADGWLLWAGIVAGGVATLCSALLTVVCSCCMCGRQRRRRKHHRRKGKLKGSVSFTEQEKKLLDVSITTTERPSGAGSCEGLGSQPDMEMLEQSQSIPMELGEPPVHITIESHPAEQGSAGAYPGALTVFPPPPEFSTSILPAGAFGNIFISVSVSQEPNIDAAQRYPDLLDIPHRTKGATASVSVAAGPDAPYMTASAGAVSSYATLPRRARSKDVSAEPLLRAGPQYDNMGPRVTAGGSSTLSLPDTTLAEDIPPPPLPPLCTPLPAEYVAL